One stretch of Terriglobales bacterium DNA includes these proteins:
- a CDS encoding M48 family metalloprotease has product MTNVFKTTLLLTALTLLFLGVGRYYGGERGMIYAFVFAVGMNFFTYFFSDKLALMMYHAQPVTREQLPRVYTIVERLTQRAGMPMPKLFVIPTDSPNAFATGRNPQHASVAVTAGILELLTDEELEGVLAHELGHVRNRDILISSIAATIAGAITMIARWAMWFGGGGRDRDRGGSPLAALLMLILAPLAALLIQLWVSREREYGADESGAGLTGNPYALASALEKLEAYSK; this is encoded by the coding sequence ATGACCAACGTCTTCAAGACCACGCTGCTGCTGACGGCGCTCACGCTGCTGTTCCTGGGCGTGGGGCGCTACTACGGCGGCGAGCGGGGCATGATCTACGCCTTCGTCTTCGCCGTGGGGATGAACTTCTTCACCTACTTCTTTTCCGACAAGCTGGCGCTGATGATGTACCACGCGCAGCCGGTGACGCGCGAGCAGCTGCCGCGCGTCTACACCATCGTGGAGCGGCTGACGCAGCGCGCCGGCATGCCGATGCCCAAGCTGTTCGTCATCCCCACGGATTCGCCGAACGCGTTTGCCACCGGGCGCAACCCGCAGCACGCCTCGGTGGCGGTGACCGCCGGCATCCTGGAGCTGCTGACCGACGAGGAGCTGGAAGGCGTGCTGGCGCACGAGCTGGGACACGTGCGGAATCGCGACATCCTGATCAGCTCGATCGCGGCGACCATCGCCGGCGCCATCACCATGATCGCGCGCTGGGCGATGTGGTTCGGCGGCGGCGGGCGCGACCGCGACCGCGGCGGCAGCCCGCTGGCCGCGCTGCTCATGCTCATCCTGGCCCCGCTCGCGGCGCTGCTCATCCAGCTCTGGGTCTCGCGCGAGCGCGAGTACGGCGCCGACGAGTCGGGCGCCGGGCTGACCGGCAATCCGTACGCCCTGGCGAGCGCGCTGGAGAAGCTGGAGGCTTATTCGAAG